The following nucleotide sequence is from Pygocentrus nattereri isolate fPygNat1 chromosome 25, fPygNat1.pri, whole genome shotgun sequence.
TGCCCATTTTCCCTCAAGGGGACTTCTCTTTTGGGAAAGAGCTCCTAACCAAAATGATGCAATTAAAGATGCTTATCTGCTGGAAATACTCTAGAGATTCCAGGTTTCTCATTTTCAACAGAGCGCTAGAGTGCTAGCTGTTATACGAGAGCGTGCCTCTCATCCTCACTGAGGTTTACAGTAAATTCATTGCACTTGACGACAGGAGAGTTTTAAGCAACATAAAAGCCATTGGATGGAGAAGCTTCTATCTTATTTGGCtatattttgtttaaactgacTTGGGTTAACACAAATATTCTCTACCCATTCTTGCATCGGCCTGTTTTGCCCAGCAGCATATCCCACTATGAAATGCTAATTATGTGAGCTTCTTATGTGCCCATGTGTGTTAAGCTGCTGTGAGAGTGAAAAAAGCCCTGGCAAATCATCTGTCTTTTATTTAAGACCCAATGCCCATGCTCCTCCCTGACTGCAGTGGAAATTACCCACACCCTATGGAAAGAGCTGTTATGCATCTCTGTCTTTCATGGAGCCAATGAGAGATTAATGCTTAATATAGCGTGATATGGCACCTGGATGTCTCTGCATGATGCTCCTGTTCCCTTGCATTTTCATATGCAGCAGAGGGGAGGGCTTGTTTTACACCCCCCCTTGCAGAAATGCTGCAATGCGTCGCGCAGCTCCAAGACTGGGTCAGTGTAACGCGGCTGGCGGCAATCATTCGCTCGCTCGccgtttccatggcaacagccAATAGATTTGCATGCAGGAGCTTTGCAACATTGTTTTGGTTGCATGTAATTTAAAAGACTGCTTTGCCATGAGATTAGGGAGGTGTTGCACATCAggggtgcaaaaaaaaaaaaatacagtagaaATTACATGTAGAATAATGTAAGCAGTTTTTGCttctaaaaaaaatccactaCAGCTTTAATATACTTGTTTTCCAATACACCTGCTTTTCCAGTATATTTCCTTACGCTGCAGAAGCATCAATTGTGTATCCGAGACAAATGTATGCTTGCCTTTTTGAAATGGTCCactaaaggagaattccacagatttttcaaaaattctgtataattcagtaaatgagatgtaaacaaagtcattcagagttgtctGATAAGGaattgttcattgtagagaaacctgccaagacatatttcttcacagtggcagtgataggaaccagggatcatgATGTGTACAAcagacaatattttatttactatttaaaaccaccagtgagcttACGTGTCATTTTAGGGCACAAATTGTAACACAACCAGACAGGTCAGACATGCACAGTTAAAATAGACTTTACTGGGGTTCAAGAGAGACATAGATAAAAAACAAGCCAAGGTCAAACCACTTAGTAGCTCTGCAGAAGAAGCAACATCTTACAAACATCTACACTacaagcctgggcttatatactaactaAACAAGACATCATAATCAGATTCAGATGAGGCATATCAGTATTCAGGTTGACGGAGAATGTAGATTGGTTACTGTTGGTGATGAgacagtcatgtgatctccccgggagttctgggagattgagtccaCTGAGGAGTTAAGCGTCCTAGTCATTCGAGTCTTTCATGAGCGCAGGGTCAGATGGACGCGCGACACAAATTCTTAAAGCTATTTCTTAAAGCTATCTAAGGAACCAAGCAGCGTATTCATAGCCATTTAATGTAgtaattttctgtgaggaaaGTTTAAACTCGTCAAACATCTGGTTTgcatcacaaccactgtgaacaattctcactcgatacattttttaagtgaagcatttcacatcaaactactcatgactgactttgtttacatcttatccgTTTAGTAATGCAGACGTTGTGGAATTCCCCATTTAAATGTCTGTTTCCCTTCTTTAGGACAAAGACTTCTGCAGTACAAGAGTGATGCCCTTGAGACAGTTGTGTTGGTGAATCCATCTGAGGACAATATTGCGATAGAGGTAATAGTAGTGGTTTCTACATAAAGCTTTACAAGCTTCTCTTACAGAGTTGTAATATTTACACTACTAAGTCACAGCTTGAATAATAAGTGCTAAAAATATGTGTGTCCTTTTCATTCTCTCAAACAGATCAGAACACTGCTGTGTGACTCAGCCCAATACAAGTTATTTGTCCTCGGCGGTCAGAGCACCGAACAAGGTGACATCATCCTACAAAGTGGTGTCTTTGGCTGGAAGAATTTCTCTGACATCATCACAAGTCAAAGAGTAAGCATATATTGTGTTTACATAAATCTTTGAACCCTTTACATcacaggctttttatttataagGCACCAGTCTAGGAATAACAAAGGTAGAAGTTACAGGTAAAAGGTAATGGAATTGTGGGCCATTACCATTATCTGTCCAGTGCTGATacatgtttaagcatttatctGTCAACACGGCTATGATATCGAAATCATGGTGCATCCCTATTTATTATTCCCTTATTCATTTTTGGGCTTAATCAGCCCACATACAGGACAAGAATTTAAAAATTATGCACATTAATCTATTAgattctatttttttctttttcccctttttgtAGATTAAAGACTTCCTGAGCCAGTCACTTCCAGGAGAGCGAGCGTGTCTGACTGTGTGCTGTGCGGTAGAGGGGGCCTGGAGCTCCCTGGAGCTCAACCAGGAGCAGTACCTGCTGGACATTCGACTGAACCCTGAGCCTGTGCTGCCTGAAATGGAGGGCGTGACAGAGTTTACAGAATATGTCTCTGAGACGGTGGATGTCCCTTCCCCCTTTGAGCTACTGGAGCCACCCACCTCAGGGGGGTTCTTGAAGTTGTCCAAGCCATGCTGCTACATCTTCCCTGGAGGCAGAGGTGATTCGGCGCTGTTCGCGGTCAATGGCTTCAATATTTTGATTGATGGCGGTTCAGACCGAAAATCTTGCTTCTGGAAGCTGGTGCGACATTTGGATCGGATTGATTCCATTCTCCTTACCCACATTGGAGCAGACAATCTCGCTGGGATAAATGGACTGTTGCAGAGGAAAATTGCAGAGCAAGAGGAGGAACAATCCCAAGGCTCCAATGCCTATGGGGATTGGATGAAAAACCTGATCTCACCCGAGCTTGGTGTGGTGTTCTTCAATGTTCCAGACAAGCTAAAGATGTCAGAGCcaacactgaaagtaaagaggAGTATCGAGGAGGCCTCACTGACCTTGCAGTACCTCACCAAGCTGGGAATCAGGCCTGAGCCGCTGCATCGTGTTGTTAGTAACACAATTGAGCCCGTCACACTTTTTCACAAGCTGGGTGTCGGCAAATTAGATATGTACATCCTGAACCCTGTCAAGGACAGTAAGGAAATGCAGTTCTTCATGCAGAAGTGGGCAGGTAACAGTAAGGCTAAGACTGGCATCATCTTGGCGAatggaaaagagggagaaattTCTGTTCCATACCTCACATCAGTAACGGCCCTTGTTGTCTGGGTTCCTGCCGGCCCTACCGAAAAGATAGTGAGAGTTCTGTTTCCTGGAAATGCCCCACAGAACAAAATTTTTGAGGGCCTTGAAAAGCTACGACATCTTGATTTTTTGCGTTATCCTGTTGCGACTCAAAAAGACATATCATCTGGAGCTCCCCCTCCAGTCATTAAACAAACTAAACTGAAGCCGAGGACCGATAGCAAAGAAAGTCTCAAATCTTCGCCCAAAATGCATGCCAGTACTAAAGCAAGCAAAAAAGAGGCAAATGAAGACATTGAGTCAAAGAGTGACTCTGTAAAGGAGAACAAAGTTGAAAAGAAGCCGAAGAAATTGAAGGAGAGTGTTAAAACTCCTAAACCTGTGAAAGCCCAAACAGATACGAAGGATTCAgtaaaacaagagaaaaagaaattgttGAGAGAGAAATCTCCTAAAAAGCATGACAAAGATAAGACATCTAAaatggaggaaaagaaagataaagaaaagacagagattaagaaagaaaagagggaagTGAAATCTTTTAGGAAAGATGACAATAAAGAATCCAAAAtgaaggaagaaaagaagacaGATGCAAGTAAGCCAGAGCTAAGGAAAATCACTAAGCCTGATTTGAAGCCTTTCACACCTGAGGTCAGAAAGACCCTGAATAAAGCAAAGGTTCAGGCAAGGCcaaagatggaaaaaacaaaagcagtcaAAGAGCAAGAGAACAGGCCTGCTGCTCAACAGGTTTCAAAGGAGAAACAGGAAAACGACAGATCCCTGGTTTCATCCCCAGAAGACCTCACCAAGGACTTTGAAGCACTGAGACAAGAAGAAAAGCTCTCTGAGAGCAAAGTGCTCCAAAATACTGAATCTACAGTTTTTCCTGATGCAAAGGTCCCTCATATTgagtccactgatgaaggaataACCACCACTGATGCTGGGACTGAATCCCCTCATGAGGAAAAACAACCCTATGaagaaaaaacaagtaaatCCCCAACAAAGAGTGAAAAGAAATTTGAGGATGAAGGTGCTGGTACAGAAGAAGACAAGGAGAAGGaatacaaaataacaaaaacaacaaatgtttcAGAAGTCACTGGGAAGGCAGATGAGAAGAAATGGCAAGACAcgaaggagaaagaggaggattttgaaaagaaaacaaaaaagagtgacagtgaggaggaagaggatgTTATTGagaaggctgagctggaggaagcAGAGGATATAGTTCATGATGACGAGCTGAAATGCAAGTATGAGGCAGCCAAGAAAGAAAAACCCGACAAGGACTGGGATGCCAAAGAGAGTGAGACTAAATTAGTTAAACCTGCCGGAGCCATCGAGCACATCTCTTTCATCCAAGATGAGACCATTCCAGGCTACTCCGAGACTGAACAGACCATTTCTGATGAGGAGATACATGAAGATGCAGAAGATAGGATTCCTCATCTCAGTTATGATGTCGGCTCATATGACATTTCCGTCCCTGATGAGCCTGGCTCTTTTGACACCATCCATGGTGTAAAAGAGATAAAACCCCCATCAGTATCTGTTCCATCTGATCTAACAGCTAAAGGAAGTAGCGTGGGCCAAGAGCCAGCTTTATCAGCTTTTGCCACCAATATTATTGCGGCACCATTGGCTGAAGAGGAACACATATCCTCAGCCACCTCCATTACAGAGTATGATAAACTATCCTCGTTCGCAACATCTGTCACTGAAGATCAGTCTATTGCATCTGTGACAGCTCCTCCTACTGAGGATGCAGGGAAAAGCTCCCTGCTCTTGGACACTGTCAATAGCATACCATCATCTAGTCGCACAGAAGGAAAGGAGTATTTACACTCAGCTGGCACAATCTCTCCAACATCATCTTTAGAAGAAGACAAGTGCTTTAAGTCACCTCCATCAGAAGAGTACCAGCCACTTGTTCCAGAACTGGAAGCTACCGTAAAGCCCACCACTCAAGCacatgaagatgatgatgaggatgaagaAGAGGACGAAGACCAGACACCAAATGTTGACGTGCCTCTCGGAAAACTGCATGAAGGTTATGCATCCGCTGCAATGCAAGACCAAGAGCAAGCTTCTGATAAGTCCCCCTCCCCAACTGCTCATCTGTCCTCACCTATCACACAAATGAAGGATGAAAAAGTGACTCACGTTGCTCAGGATGAGCCGACAAAAGCAGAAGTTGTTGAGAAACCTGTACCTTCTGCACCTTTCTTCTCCAGCACTCCAGAAACAAGTGGAACTTCAGAACTAGAGGAGAGGTGTCTGAGCCCAGATGATAGCACCATGAGAATGGCCTCACCTACACAGTCAGGTCCTACTAGCAGTGGTTACTCCCCTACTGAGGAGAAGGCACTGAAGTCCGTAACTTTGGAGAAAGAAGACATGCACGACATTCAAATGTTTGCAAAACATGAGACAGTACCATTTGGCGATGCTAATAAGAAGACAGCATCTGTGAAAATAATGGAGGATGAAGGTGACCCATTCAAAAAGGTCTTTTTGAGCACGAGGGCGACGTTTGATGATTCaggtgaagaagaggaggaggaggaggaggaagaagaagaagaagaagaagatgactATTATAAGAAGCAAGATTTTACGACCTGCAGTAAAACTAAATAcaaggaagagagggagagcacaTTCCTGGATGAGGAATATACATGCGAGCCACAGTCTCTAAAAGAGGAGAAGCTTtttggaaaagagaaagaggaagcaAAGACGGAACAGAAACCACAGGATGTGACCCATTTGGAGAAAGAACGCAAACCCCAGATGCTCGGCTTTGAGGAGGAGGAAGATAGTGAAGCTGAAGATTGCACTTACTCGAGTGTAAAAGGGCCTCAGGGCAAGTTAGATTCAGTGTCAGTAGGCCAAGGCAAAAAAGATGTGTCATTCTCAGAGAGAGATGACACAACATTGACCTCCAAAGATAGCGATAAAAGCGTACATTTCAACTTGTACTCCTTCCCTGAGCATGAGAAGGGTCATAAGGAAGAATATGTGCGGGAAATAAGGCAAGATACACCTTATGTTGGTAAGAGTTTTACGTATTCCGATGTATATGACAGTAAATCTAGTTCAGTGGATAGTTCATACTCTCCTAATGTACCAAAGGACTTCATGGACAAATTTGATGAGGATGATGGCATCCTGGAggacacagagaaaaaagataGCACATATAGTGCCAAAACTGTAGAAACTACAAAGATGTCAGATTTTAAAGAATCTCCTCTAAAGGAAGTGTCTTCATCATTATTCAGTGAACCGAAAAACACATATGGGGCATCATGTATGGGTGATGTTTCAGAAGAAAAATCTAGAGATAATTTGGCTAAAGCTGAACCAGAGATTGCTGAAAAATCCTCACATTCCTTCTTGCCAGAAAAAGACCCCTTTTCTATTAAGTTTGGTCAGCCTACTGTCAGTGGAAAGACAGAAGTGAGTGCTGCACCATCAGGTGATTATCTAGATGACTTCACTGCTTCTGGCTTTTCCACAGTAACTAGCAGTCCTGCGGTAGCTCAGTCTTTTGGTGATGTGAAAGGAGCAACTGCAAAAGATATGAAGATGCTAGCACA
It contains:
- the map1aa gene encoding microtubule-associated protein 1A isoform X1; amino-acid sequence: MEMDQAHTWVGGGAVAMETVAGAALPAAERRGQQHYALIVIGEISAEHQLWKVKERIKQGLRSWLIDLTTCDLNQELQLFETKHSAHFSSEVKGQRLLQYKSDALETVVLVNPSEDNIAIEIRTLLCDSAQYKLFVLGGQSTEQGDIILQSGVFGWKNFSDIITSQRIKDFLSQSLPGERACLTVCCAVEGAWSSLELNQEQYLLDIRLNPEPVLPEMEGVTEFTEYVSETVDVPSPFELLEPPTSGGFLKLSKPCCYIFPGGRGDSALFAVNGFNILIDGGSDRKSCFWKLVRHLDRIDSILLTHIGADNLAGINGLLQRKIAEQEEEQSQGSNAYGDWMKNLISPELGVVFFNVPDKLKMSEPTLKVKRSIEEASLTLQYLTKLGIRPEPLHRVVSNTIEPVTLFHKLGVGKLDMYILNPVKDSKEMQFFMQKWAGNSKAKTGIILANGKEGEISVPYLTSVTALVVWVPAGPTEKIVRVLFPGNAPQNKIFEGLEKLRHLDFLRYPVATQKDISSGAPPPVIKQTKLKPRTDSKESLKSSPKMHASTKASKKEANEDIESKSDSVKENKVEKKPKKLKESVKTPKPVKAQTDTKDSVKQEKKKLLREKSPKKHDKDKTSKMEEKKDKEKTEIKKEKREVKSFRKDDNKESKMKEEKKTDASKPELRKITKPDLKPFTPEVRKTLNKAKVQARPKMEKTKAVKEQENRPAAQQVSKEKQENDRSLVSSPEDLTKDFEALRQEEKLSESKVLQNTESTVFPDAKVPHIESTDEGITTTDAGTESPHEEKQPYEEKTSKSPTKSEKKFEDEGAGTEEDKEKEYKITKTTNVSEVTGKADEKKWQDTKEKEEDFEKKTKKSDSEEEEDVIEKAELEEAEDIVHDDELKCKYEAAKKEKPDKDWDAKESETKLVKPAGAIEHISFIQDETIPGYSETEQTISDEEIHEDAEDRIPHLSYDVGSYDISVPDEPGSFDTIHGVKEIKPPSVSVPSDLTAKGSSVGQEPALSAFATNIIAAPLAEEEHISSATSITEYDKLSSFATSVTEDQSIASVTAPPTEDAGKSSLLLDTVNSIPSSSRTEGKEYLHSAGTISPTSSLEEDKCFKSPPSEEYQPLVPELEATVKPTTQAHEDDDEDEEEDEDQTPNVDVPLGKLHEGYASAAMQDQEQASDKSPSPTAHLSSPITQMKDEKVTHVAQDEPTKAEVVEKPVPSAPFFSSTPETSGTSELEERCLSPDDSTMRMASPTQSGPTSSGYSPTEEKALKSVTLEKEDMHDIQMFAKHETVPFGDANKKTASVKIMEDEGDPFKKVFLSTRATFDDSGEEEEEEEEEEEEEEEDDYYKKQDFTTCSKTKYKEERESTFLDEEYTCEPQSLKEEKLFGKEKEEAKTEQKPQDVTHLEKERKPQMLGFEEEEDSEAEDCTYSSVKGPQGKLDSVSVGQGKKDVSFSERDDTTLTSKDSDKSVHFNLYSFPEHEKGHKEEYVREIRQDTPYVGKSFTYSDVYDSKSSSVDSSYSPNVPKDFMDKFDEDDGILEDTEKKDSTYSAKTVETTKMSDFKESPLKEVSSSLFSEPKNTYGASCMGDVSEEKSRDNLAKAEPEIAEKSSHSFLPEKDPFSIKFGQPTVSGKTEVSAAPSGDYLDDFTASGFSTVTSSPAVAQSFGDVKGATAKDMKMLAHGEEDDEEEEEEEEEEEDEDDDEMYGRRVSDSDQEKGAKDRSEKEFSSFGGAICAVPPEFKEEKKDPLQDYGLSSDSYGKPPAPTSFESTGSHKSLEEPFKVAKDKASSLFSGSQMTDYSCGYEYSYSKEKDSFPSTKFEEKAKKDDSYDQSYIPISTKPSDNKHHHDEKDIEFEKQKTPDVLTKKPGDSVSPGFNYATATATSYSSSSSYSHSSSASASLSTSRQFVDELETPASAGYEYSSFKDEHSLVMDSPFSSSGGLIKDEYLEVSEKLTPATTTAESTSSLARFSPLSPFEEIKPFPSHSVPSVDDKREELASSASGALDKGPQGACFYKPEWVDDTNLQAEYGATGPLSQAAEKDPLTKALFGASLPPHADVPEKKYYEDTESSEEEEDDYMCETEQDKLQYQRSPFTVQSDKKDSPFSLTEKLTMDTSASKVGALPDVLTYTSSVPQSTKPDTANGPAEISMTAPDAFSGVSKQTSSLSKTEVKSEEFEAGKVRSPFEWEILQQRGVYPGASPPHYRHEDEYEEEEETEPEHPPRPLSLASVDQSFPSSYYKEDPGRKDDSDHPPDVCMGASPFSSSASPGYSSSEYKQRKGDTSPSFINPNLCQLSSDEDDEEERSQDADQQQPSGKTRYHNQPHHRSHREDSESQHLSGAAAADMGLAGEDTPPTSVSESLPSQTDSDVPPGTEECPSITAEGNVESDEDADYLPVDKSSGAYGGKHYSSRSSEKNHDPLPSPMMDPAPYPPHPDVCMVDPEALSSLTDKSLKKDPKTKGLRKSGKSKSPARKADTRHKRSPSKDSSPRTTSLKKKDIEDDVSRSSHNTGRGLVNGIKSMSVSNAAKSSSTAPPGAPIYVDLAYIPNHCSAKNVDQEFFKRVRSAYYVVSGNDSSSGEPSRVVLDALLEGKAQWGSNLQVTLIPTHDTEVMREWYQQTHEKQQELNIMVLASSSTVVMQDESFPACKIEF
- the map1aa gene encoding microtubule-associated protein 1A isoform X2, which codes for MEMDQAHTWVGGGAVAMETVAGAALPAAERRGQQHYALIVIGEISAEHQLWKVKERIKQGLRSWLIDLTTCDLNQELQLFETKHSAHFSSEVKGQRLLQYKSDALETVVLVNPSEDNIAIEIRTLLCDSAQYKLFVLGGQSTEQGDIILQSGVFGWKNFSDIITSQRIKDFLSQSLPGERACLTVCCAVEGAWSSLELNQEQYLLDIRLNPEPVLPEMEGVTEFTEYVSETVDVPSPFELLEPPTSGGFLKLSKPCCYIFPGGRGDSALFAVNGFNILIDGGSDRKSCFWKLVRHLDRIDSILLTHIGADNLAGINGLLQRKIAEQEEEQSQGSNAYGDWMKNLISPELGVVFFNVPDKLKMSEPTLKVKRSIEEASLTLQYLTKLGIRPEPLHRVVSNTIEPVTLFHKLGVGKLDMYILNPVKDSKEMQFFMQKWAGNSKAKTGIILANGKEGEISVPYLTSVTALVVWVPAGPTEKIVRVLFPGNAPQNKIFEGLEKLRHLDFLRYPVATQKDISSGAPPPVIKQTKLKPRTDSKESLKSSPKMHASTKASKKEANEDIESKSDSVKENKVEKKPKKLKESVKTPKPVKAQTDTKDSVKQEKKKLLREKSPKKHDKDKTSKMEEKKDKEKTEIKKEKREVKSFRKDDNKESKMKEEKKTDASKPELRKITKPDLKPFTPEVRKTLNKAKVQARPKMEKTKAVKEQENRPAAQQVSKEKQENDRSLVSSPEDLTKDFEALRQEEKLSESKVLQNTESTVFPDAKVPHIESTDEGITTTDAGTESPHEEKQPYEEKTSKSPTKSEKKFEDEGAGTEEDKEKEYKITKTTNVSEVTGKADEKKWQDTKEKEEDFEKKTKKSDSEEEEDVIEKAELEEAEDIVHDDELKCKYEAAKKEKPDKDWDAKESETKLVKPAGAIEHISFIQDETIPGYSETEQTISDEEIHEDAEDRIPHLSYDVGSYDISVPDEPGSFDTIHGVKEIKPPSVSVPSDLTAKGSSVGQEPALSAFATNIIAAPLAEEEHISSATSITEYDKLSSFATSVTEDQSIASVTAPPTEDAGKSSLLLDTVNSIPSSSRTEGKEYLHSAGTISPTSSLEEDKCFKSPPSEEYQPLVPELEATVKPTTQAHEDDDEDEEEDEDQTPNVDVPLGKLHEGYASAAMQDQEQASDKSPSPTAHLSSPITQMKDEKVTHVAQDEPTKAEVVEKPVPSAPFFSSTPETSGTSELEERCLSPDDSTMRMASPTQSGPTSSGYSPTEEKALKSVTLEKEDMHDIQMFAKHETVPFGDANKKTASVKIMEDEGDPFKKVFLSTRATFDDSGEEEEEEEEEEEEEEEDDYYKKQDFTTCSKTKYKEERESTFLDEEYTCEPQSLKEEKLFGKEKEEAKTEQKPQDVTHLEKERKPQMLGFEEEEDSEAEDCTYSSVKGPQGKLDSVSVGQGKKDVSFSERDDTTLTSKDSDKSVHFNLYSFPEHEKGHKEEYVREIRQDTPYVGKSFTYSDVYDSKSSSVDSSYSPNVPKDFMDKFDEDDGILEDTEKKDSTYSAKTVETTKMSDFKESPLKEVSSSLFSEPKNTYGASCMGDVSEEKSRDNLAKAEPEIAEKSSHSFLPEKDPFSIKFGQPTVSGKTEVSAAPSGDYLDDFTASGFSTVTSSPAVAQSFGDVKGATAKDMKMLAHGEEDDEEEEEEEEEEEDEDDDEMYGRRVSDSDQEKGAKDRSEKEFSSFGGAICAVPPEFKEEKKDPLQDYGLSSDSYGKPPAPTSFESTGSHKSLEEPFKVAKDKASSLFSGSQMTDYSCGYEYSYSKEKDSFPSTKFEEKAKKDDSYDQSYIPISTKPSDNKHHHDEKDIEFEKQKTPDVLTKKPGDSVSPGFNYATATATSYSSSSSYSHSSSASASLSTSRQFVDELETPASAGYEYSSFKDEHSLVMDSPFSSSGGLIKDEYLEVSEKLTPATTTAESTSSLARFSPLSPFEEIKPFPSHSVPSVDDKREELASSASGALDKGPQGACFYKPEWVDDTNLQAEYGATGPLSQAAEKDPLTKALFGASLPPHADVPEKKYYEDTESSEEEEDDYMCETEQDKLQYQRSPFTVQSDKKDSPFSLTEKLTMDTSASKVGALPDVLTYTSSVPQSTKPDTANGPAEISMTAPDAFSGVSKQTSSLSKTEVKSEEFEAGKVRSPFEWEILQQRGVYPGASPPHYRHEDEYEEEEETEPEHPPRPLSLASVDQSFPSSYYKEDPGRKDDSDHPPDVCMGASPFSSSASPGYSSSEYKQRKGDTSPSFINPNLCQLSSDEDDEEERSQDADQQQPSGKTRYHNQPHHRSHREDSESQHLSGAAAADMGLAGEDTPPTSVSESLPSQTDSDVPPGTEECPSITAEGNVESDEDADYLPVDKSSGAYGGKHYSSRSSEKNHDPLPSPMMDPAPYPPHPDVCMVDPEALSSLTDKSLKKDPKTKGLRKSGKSKSPARKADTRHKRSPSKDSSPRTTSLKKKDIEDDVSRSSHNTGRGLVNGIKISNAAKSSSTAPPGAPIYVDLAYIPNHCSAKNVDQEFFKRVRSAYYVVSGNDSSSGEPSRVVLDALLEGKAQWGSNLQVTLIPTHDTEVMREWYQQTHEKQQELNIMVLASSSTVVMQDESFPACKIEF
- the map1aa gene encoding microtubule-associated protein 1A isoform X3, with protein sequence MEGVTEFTEYVSETVDVPSPFELLEPPTSGGFLKLSKPCCYIFPGGRGDSALFAVNGFNILIDGGSDRKSCFWKLVRHLDRIDSILLTHIGADNLAGINGLLQRKIAEQEEEQSQGSNAYGDWMKNLISPELGVVFFNVPDKLKMSEPTLKVKRSIEEASLTLQYLTKLGIRPEPLHRVVSNTIEPVTLFHKLGVGKLDMYILNPVKDSKEMQFFMQKWAGNSKAKTGIILANGKEGEISVPYLTSVTALVVWVPAGPTEKIVRVLFPGNAPQNKIFEGLEKLRHLDFLRYPVATQKDISSGAPPPVIKQTKLKPRTDSKESLKSSPKMHASTKASKKEANEDIESKSDSVKENKVEKKPKKLKESVKTPKPVKAQTDTKDSVKQEKKKLLREKSPKKHDKDKTSKMEEKKDKEKTEIKKEKREVKSFRKDDNKESKMKEEKKTDASKPELRKITKPDLKPFTPEVRKTLNKAKVQARPKMEKTKAVKEQENRPAAQQVSKEKQENDRSLVSSPEDLTKDFEALRQEEKLSESKVLQNTESTVFPDAKVPHIESTDEGITTTDAGTESPHEEKQPYEEKTSKSPTKSEKKFEDEGAGTEEDKEKEYKITKTTNVSEVTGKADEKKWQDTKEKEEDFEKKTKKSDSEEEEDVIEKAELEEAEDIVHDDELKCKYEAAKKEKPDKDWDAKESETKLVKPAGAIEHISFIQDETIPGYSETEQTISDEEIHEDAEDRIPHLSYDVGSYDISVPDEPGSFDTIHGVKEIKPPSVSVPSDLTAKGSSVGQEPALSAFATNIIAAPLAEEEHISSATSITEYDKLSSFATSVTEDQSIASVTAPPTEDAGKSSLLLDTVNSIPSSSRTEGKEYLHSAGTISPTSSLEEDKCFKSPPSEEYQPLVPELEATVKPTTQAHEDDDEDEEEDEDQTPNVDVPLGKLHEGYASAAMQDQEQASDKSPSPTAHLSSPITQMKDEKVTHVAQDEPTKAEVVEKPVPSAPFFSSTPETSGTSELEERCLSPDDSTMRMASPTQSGPTSSGYSPTEEKALKSVTLEKEDMHDIQMFAKHETVPFGDANKKTASVKIMEDEGDPFKKVFLSTRATFDDSGEEEEEEEEEEEEEEEDDYYKKQDFTTCSKTKYKEERESTFLDEEYTCEPQSLKEEKLFGKEKEEAKTEQKPQDVTHLEKERKPQMLGFEEEEDSEAEDCTYSSVKGPQGKLDSVSVGQGKKDVSFSERDDTTLTSKDSDKSVHFNLYSFPEHEKGHKEEYVREIRQDTPYVGKSFTYSDVYDSKSSSVDSSYSPNVPKDFMDKFDEDDGILEDTEKKDSTYSAKTVETTKMSDFKESPLKEVSSSLFSEPKNTYGASCMGDVSEEKSRDNLAKAEPEIAEKSSHSFLPEKDPFSIKFGQPTVSGKTEVSAAPSGDYLDDFTASGFSTVTSSPAVAQSFGDVKGATAKDMKMLAHGEEDDEEEEEEEEEEEDEDDDEMYGRRVSDSDQEKGAKDRSEKEFSSFGGAICAVPPEFKEEKKDPLQDYGLSSDSYGKPPAPTSFESTGSHKSLEEPFKVAKDKASSLFSGSQMTDYSCGYEYSYSKEKDSFPSTKFEEKAKKDDSYDQSYIPISTKPSDNKHHHDEKDIEFEKQKTPDVLTKKPGDSVSPGFNYATATATSYSSSSSYSHSSSASASLSTSRQFVDELETPASAGYEYSSFKDEHSLVMDSPFSSSGGLIKDEYLEVSEKLTPATTTAESTSSLARFSPLSPFEEIKPFPSHSVPSVDDKREELASSASGALDKGPQGACFYKPEWVDDTNLQAEYGATGPLSQAAEKDPLTKALFGASLPPHADVPEKKYYEDTESSEEEEDDYMCETEQDKLQYQRSPFTVQSDKKDSPFSLTEKLTMDTSASKVGALPDVLTYTSSVPQSTKPDTANGPAEISMTAPDAFSGVSKQTSSLSKTEVKSEEFEAGKVRSPFEWEILQQRGVYPGASPPHYRHEDEYEEEEETEPEHPPRPLSLASVDQSFPSSYYKEDPGRKDDSDHPPDVCMGASPFSSSASPGYSSSEYKQRKGDTSPSFINPNLCQLSSDEDDEEERSQDADQQQPSGKTRYHNQPHHRSHREDSESQHLSGAAAADMGLAGEDTPPTSVSESLPSQTDSDVPPGTEECPSITAEGNVESDEDADYLPVDKSSGAYGGKHYSSRSSEKNHDPLPSPMMDPAPYPPHPDVCMVDPEALSSLTDKSLKKDPKTKGLRKSGKSKSPARKADTRHKRSPSKDSSPRTTSLKKKDIEDDVSRSSHNTGRGLVNGIKSMSVSNAAKSSSTAPPGAPIYVDLAYIPNHCSAKNVDQEFFKRVRSAYYVVSGNDSSSGEPSRVVLDALLEGKAQWGSNLQVTLIPTHDTEVMREWYQQTHEKQQELNIMVLASSSTVVMQDESFPACKIEF